A genomic window from Bacteroidota bacterium includes:
- a CDS encoding T9SS type A sorting domain-containing protein, with product MKKLLYIFLFFSYSLFGQNLVPNPSFEQFDTCPNNIAQLNHAIPWFNPSDNQNISGSSDYFNSCYNNYPNFYNADVPSNFIGNQNAKTGVAYAGFYVYGSYFPNAKEYIEVKLNNSLQANKKYCIEFYVSLADSANFATDDVGVYFSIDTVKQDTIPFTVINNIPQIVNPIGNFLSDKINWTLISGEYTALGDEKFITIGSFKDDSLVNRVFVGGGDTSLYGGTYNSSYYYIDNVLITPCDSIGGISDFKIEDNIKVFPNPTSGLFNVQMSGLESVQMKIYNVYGECIYQQICTSAHQQIDLSEANSGIYFLQLKTDNGTAVKKIIKE from the coding sequence ATGAAAAAACTCCTTTACATATTCCTTTTCTTTTCTTATTCTTTGTTTGGACAAAACCTTGTGCCTAACCCATCCTTTGAGCAGTTTGATACTTGCCCGAATAATATTGCACAACTTAACCATGCAATTCCATGGTTTAATCCAAGTGATAACCAAAACATAAGCGGAAGTTCTGATTATTTTAATTCTTGCTATAATAATTATCCAAATTTTTATAACGCTGATGTGCCAAGTAATTTTATAGGGAACCAAAATGCAAAAACAGGTGTCGCTTATGCTGGTTTTTATGTTTATGGTTCGTATTTTCCAAATGCAAAAGAATACATAGAAGTAAAACTTAATAATTCTTTGCAAGCAAATAAAAAATATTGTATTGAGTTTTATGTTTCCTTAGCTGACAGTGCAAATTTTGCTACTGATGATGTAGGAGTATATTTTTCAATTGATACTGTAAAACAAGATACAATACCATTTACAGTAATAAATAACATTCCACAAATTGTTAATCCAATAGGTAATTTCTTAAGTGATAAAATAAATTGGACTTTAATTTCTGGAGAATATACTGCTTTAGGGGATGAAAAATTTATTACCATTGGAAGTTTCAAAGACGATTCTCTAGTAAATAGAGTTTTTGTGGGCGGAGGCGACACTTCACTTTATGGTGGTACATATAATTCATCATACTATTATATTGATAATGTATTGATAACGCCATGTGATAGCATCGGTGGTATAAGTGATTTTAAGATAGAGGATAATATAAAAGTTTTCCCTAATCCCACCAGCGGGCTGTTTAATGTGCAGATGAGCGGATTAGAAAGTGTGCAGATGAAAATCTATAATGTGTATGGCGAATGTATTTATCAGCAAATCTGCACATCCGCACATCAGCAAATTGATTTGAGCGAGGCGAACAGCGGAATTTATTTCCTGCAACTCAAAACCGATAACGGCACAGCAGTGAAGAAGATTATTAAGGAGTAA
- a CDS encoding T9SS type A sorting domain-containing protein — protein MVQKNILLHTPVAEKVAGVYHTNGKDVWVMTHEWNSNNFFAYLVTNSGVDTVPIISSIGSVHSGITSDGNSVGYLKFSPNGKKIVSLQSESSVVELFDFNDSTGVVSNGMTLPVAYSYAYGASFSPNNSRLYISYFGTGGGSPQPGKLFQYDLLAGTPQDIINSQTLIYASSGYWYCGLQNGADRKIYLSRINLTFNDGTTLGAINYPNKLYASCSFLENDLYLSGKYCRYGLPNFIESYFNCDTCAVELNGIQEIGNYSIKIFPNPVSSILYIQSPTDLLKSIELYNLFGIKIYDNLYSSTKNIGIDISPFTKGIYFIKIISVRETLIKKIIVTN, from the coding sequence GTGGTGCAAAAAAATATTTTGCTTCACACACCTGTTGCCGAAAAAGTTGCCGGAGTATATCATACTAACGGAAAAGATGTATGGGTAATGACTCATGAATGGAACAGTAATAATTTTTTTGCATATCTCGTTACAAATAGTGGTGTGGATACTGTGCCGATAATTTCAAGTATTGGCTCTGTTCATTCTGGAATTACAAGTGATGGCAATTCAGTGGGGTATCTAAAATTTTCGCCAAATGGTAAAAAAATAGTTTCTCTTCAATCAGAAAGTTCAGTAGTTGAATTATTCGACTTTAATGACTCTACGGGTGTTGTAAGTAATGGAATGACTCTGCCTGTTGCTTACTCATACGCCTATGGCGCTTCCTTCTCTCCGAATAATTCAAGATTATATATTTCATACTTTGGTACTGGTGGCGGAAGCCCTCAGCCGGGTAAATTATTTCAATACGATTTATTAGCAGGTACGCCACAAGACATCATTAATTCGCAAACCTTGATTTACGCTTCCTCTGGATATTGGTATTGTGGATTACAGAATGGAGCAGACAGGAAAATATATTTATCAAGAATTAACCTTACATTTAACGATGGAACTACATTGGGTGCAATAAATTATCCAAACAAGTTGTACGCATCTTGTAGTTTTTTAGAAAACGACTTATATTTATCAGGAAAATATTGCCGTTATGGTCTCCCCAATTTTATAGAAAGTTATTTTAATTGCGATACATGCGCAGTTGAATTGAATGGCATCCAAGAGATTGGAAATTATTCTATAAAAATATTTCCAAACCCTGTTAGTAGTATACTTTATATTCAATCTCCAACTGATTTATTAAAATCAATAGAATTATATAATCTATTTGGAATAAAAATTTATGATAATCTTTATTCTTCAACAAAAAACATCGGAATAGATATAAGCCCATTTACTAAAGGCATTTATTTTATCAAGATAATATCTGTAAGAGAAACACTCATAAAAAAAATAATAGTAACCAATTAA
- a CDS encoding gliding motility-associated C-terminal domain-containing protein, whose product MKRFILFLLFLFAIAINPSVAQKHLKTMCTPPVVTMSANVTICAGQSATLNATGSGTSAPYTYAWTPVGTLNNPNLSNPVATPAGTQTYTCLVTDGVSCTETGTVTVTVNALPGVGMTGAGSICIGNGATLSGTGGSTYSWSTGAVTTSITVSPTTATSYTVWGTNAAGCSNTATGTVNINSPPSISISGAASSICNGTSATLTGTGGSTYSWSTGAVTNPITVSPPSSTTYTVWGTDAVGCSNTATATVNVNALPAVSISGGATSICNGNSATLTGSGGTSYSWSTGAVTTSITVSPTTSTTYTVWGTDANGCSNTATSTVDIFSAAVAGIGGTNPICVGQTTTLTASGGTSFSWWNNGSTSNPLTDNPTSTTTYTVTATDANGCSDDDVFTVTVNPLPTANAGTDVSICSGFNTTLNATGNGTFLWSPSTGLSSTTDANPTANPTVTTSYTVTVTNSCGSIDDSVMVTITTTPSVNAGTDATICMGGNTTLIASGSGTYAWSPGTGLNNTSIANPTANPTASTNYTVTITTGCGTAEDSVWVIIDAPLATVSGNSPVCSGSSSTLCATGGGTYAWSAGPTTSCITVSPTSATNYTVTITDSFGCTDSDTLTINVNALPTAAIAGNSTICFGLNDTLVATGGTGYVWNTGATTDTLIVNLTSATGYTVTVTDGNGCSDTAAISVTVNPLPTANAGTDATICNGSNTTLTGAGTGTYLWNPGGQITISIVVNPTTTTTYTFSVTNSCGTAEDSVVVNVNALPAAAISGNTTICNGSSTTLTASGGGTYVWNPTAQTTTSITVSPTTNTGYTVTVTGANGCTDTASATVNVGSVTASITGTNSTICSGQPTTLTASGGGTYVWNPGGQTSTSISVFPTTNTDYTVTATNALGCTGTATFSVTVTAQPTASITVTGSTTVCAGSSTTLTGSGGAAYSWTPGGQTTPVIVVNPVSPTTYSVIVSNGGCADTTSISIGVNPLPTASVTATSAIICVGGCDSLFAFGGNTYVWSSGQSTSSINVCPTADTTYAVTVTDANGCTASASALINVIPPVNVSVNGITSICAGVSITLTASGGGAYSWWNNGATSATITDSPTTSTTYTVIGSNACSSDTATINVNVSPVPTALATANPYTILIGAQTTLTGTTSTGTYNWNPTTGLNCGTCPNPVANPTATTTYILTTTDANGCTATDTVIVNVRIECEDIFIPSAFSPNADGKNDFVTIRTPCIKSLDFTIYNRWGQVVYHTDDVSIVNKSNDGWDGYFKGKLCDPAVFFYILNVNLITEDFINKNGNVSLVR is encoded by the coding sequence ATGAAACGATTCATACTTTTTCTTTTATTCCTGTTTGCCATTGCCATCAATCCCTCTGTTGCTCAGAAACATTTAAAGACCATGTGTACACCGCCTGTGGTTACCATGTCTGCAAATGTTACTATCTGCGCAGGGCAATCTGCAACTCTTAATGCAACCGGAAGCGGCACCAGCGCTCCCTATACTTACGCATGGACACCTGTTGGAACTTTAAACAATCCCAATCTTTCAAATCCTGTTGCCACTCCTGCCGGAACTCAAACCTATACCTGCCTTGTTACGGATGGCGTTTCTTGTACAGAAACCGGAACGGTTACCGTTACTGTAAACGCGCTCCCCGGTGTTGGCATGACCGGAGCAGGATCAATTTGCATAGGAAACGGTGCAACGCTTAGCGGCACTGGCGGCTCAACCTATTCCTGGAGCACTGGCGCAGTAACCACTTCAATTACGGTATCGCCAACCACCGCTACGAGTTATACGGTTTGGGGAACAAATGCCGCAGGATGTTCCAACACAGCAACCGGAACTGTGAATATAAATTCTCCTCCTAGTATTTCAATAAGCGGAGCGGCATCCTCCATTTGCAACGGCACCAGCGCAACACTTACCGGCACAGGAGGTTCCACCTATTCATGGAGCACAGGCGCGGTAACAAATCCAATTACGGTAAGCCCTCCGTCTTCCACCACTTACACTGTTTGGGGAACCGATGCGGTTGGATGTTCAAACACGGCAACTGCCACTGTAAATGTGAACGCGCTTCCTGCAGTTTCTATCAGCGGAGGAGCTACCTCCATTTGTAATGGAAACAGCGCCACACTTACCGGCTCAGGAGGCACAAGTTATTCCTGGAGCACAGGTGCGGTAACCACTTCAATTACTGTAAGTCCAACTACTTCTACAACCTACACCGTTTGGGGAACGGATGCGAACGGATGTTCTAACACCGCAACTTCAACCGTAGATATATTTTCTGCTGCTGTTGCAGGAATTGGGGGAACCAATCCGATTTGCGTAGGACAAACCACAACGCTCACCGCTTCCGGTGGAACAAGTTTTTCATGGTGGAATAATGGTTCCACTTCGAATCCACTTACTGACAATCCCACATCAACAACAACTTATACGGTAACAGCAACCGATGCAAACGGATGTTCGGATGATGATGTCTTTACGGTTACCGTTAATCCACTTCCAACTGCAAATGCAGGAACGGATGTTTCCATCTGTTCGGGTTTTAATACAACACTCAACGCAACAGGAAACGGAACTTTTCTCTGGTCGCCATCAACAGGGTTAAGCAGCACAACCGATGCAAATCCTACAGCGAACCCCACAGTAACAACTTCTTATACGGTTACAGTAACAAACTCTTGCGGAAGCATAGATGATTCTGTTATGGTGACCATCACCACCACTCCTTCAGTAAATGCTGGAACAGATGCAACAATATGTATGGGCGGAAATACAACACTTATTGCCAGCGGAAGCGGAACTTATGCATGGTCTCCCGGAACAGGATTGAATAATACAAGCATTGCTAATCCAACGGCTAATCCAACGGCTTCAACAAATTATACAGTAACAATTACTACCGGATGCGGAACAGCAGAAGATTCCGTGTGGGTAATTATTGATGCGCCCCTTGCAACGGTGAGCGGAAATTCTCCCGTATGTTCCGGCAGTTCATCCACTCTTTGTGCAACCGGTGGCGGAACGTATGCATGGAGTGCGGGACCCACCACTTCCTGCATCACAGTTTCTCCCACTTCGGCAACCAACTACACCGTTACCATCACCGATTCATTCGGATGCACCGATTCAGATACGCTGACCATAAATGTAAATGCATTGCCCACTGCGGCTATTGCCGGAAACTCAACTATTTGTTTTGGGCTGAATGACACGCTGGTGGCAACCGGTGGAACGGGATATGTATGGAACACAGGCGCGACAACCGATACACTCATTGTGAATCTTACTTCTGCCACAGGTTATACGGTAACTGTTACAGACGGGAACGGATGTTCCGACACCGCTGCTATTTCTGTGACGGTAAATCCCTTGCCTACTGCAAACGCGGGAACGGATGCTACTATCTGCAACGGAAGCAATACAACTCTCACAGGAGCCGGCACCGGAACTTATCTTTGGAATCCGGGCGGACAAATAACTATTTCAATTGTGGTTAATCCAACCACCACCACCACCTATACATTTTCTGTAACAAATTCCTGCGGAACAGCAGAGGATTCTGTTGTGGTAAATGTGAATGCATTGCCCGCTGCTGCTATCAGCGGAAACACCACTATCTGCAACGGAAGCAGCACAACGCTTACCGCATCGGGCGGTGGAACGTATGTTTGGAATCCGACAGCGCAGACCACCACTTCAATTACTGTTTCACCAACAACCAATACCGGATATACTGTTACTGTAACGGGCGCCAACGGCTGCACCGACACAGCGAGCGCTACTGTGAATGTTGGCTCGGTTACCGCTTCTATTACGGGAACAAATTCTACTATCTGTTCAGGGCAACCCACAACGCTTACCGCATCAGGCGGAGGAACGTATGTGTGGAATCCCGGAGGGCAGACATCAACTTCAATATCGGTATTTCCAACAACAAACACTGATTATACAGTTACCGCTACCAATGCGCTGGGCTGTACTGGCACTGCCACATTCTCTGTTACTGTAACTGCTCAGCCCACAGCAAGCATTACGGTAACCGGTTCAACAACGGTTTGCGCAGGAAGTTCTACTACTCTCACCGGCAGCGGTGGAGCTGCTTATTCATGGACACCTGGCGGACAAACAACTCCTGTGATTGTTGTGAATCCTGTTTCTCCCACCACCTATTCAGTAATTGTTTCCAATGGCGGATGTGCCGATACAACCAGCATTTCAATTGGAGTCAATCCTCTTCCCACCGCTTCGGTTACTGCAACTTCCGCCATCATTTGCGTGGGTGGATGCGATTCGCTGTTTGCTTTTGGCGGCAACACGTATGTGTGGTCAAGCGGGCAGTCCACTTCTTCTATTAATGTGTGTCCTACAGCAGACACAACTTATGCTGTAACTGTTACGGATGCGAATGGCTGCACTGCCAGTGCCAGCGCTTTGATAAATGTGATTCCTCCTGTGAATGTTTCTGTGAACGGGATAACAAGCATTTGTGCCGGAGTCTCAATAACTCTTACAGCATCAGGTGGTGGGGCTTATTCATGGTGGAATAATGGTGCAACTTCTGCAACCATTACAGATTCTCCGACTACAAGCACAACTTACACTGTGATTGGATCAAATGCCTGCAGTTCTGATACAGCCACCATCAATGTGAATGTTTCCCCTGTGCCAACTGCTTTGGCAACCGCTAATCCTTACACAATACTCATTGGAGCGCAAACTACACTTACAGGAACTACCAGCACCGGAACCTACAACTGGAACCCTACCACCGGTTTGAACTGCGGAACTTGTCCTAATCCTGTTGCTAATCCAACCGCTACAACTACTTATATTCTCACTACAACTGATGCCAACGGATGTACAGCCACTGACACAGTGATTGTTAATGTGCGGATTGAGTGCGAAGATATTTTCATACCCAGCGCATTTTCTCCGAATGCTGACGGTAAAAATGATTTTGTAACCATCAGAACGCCCTGCATAAAATCGCTTGACTTCACCATTTATAACCGATGGGGGCAGGTGGTGTATCATACCGATGATGTTAGCATCGTTAATAAATCAAATGACGGATGGGATGGCTACTTTAAAGGAAAACTATGCGACCCGGCTGTGTTCTTCTATATCCTGAATGTTAATCTGATTACGGAGGACTTTATTAATAAGAACGGCAACGTTTCGCTGGTCCGTTAA
- a CDS encoding DUF5106 domain-containing protein codes for MRTKLLISFFNIACSFLSFTFSFSQASYTIKGKIKGLHDTVCYFGNHYGNKQYVKDTTRVDKDGNFVFKGNKKLDGGIYLIVLPSKKYFEILIDKEQNFYVETDTTSKMVERMKIKGSEDNIAFYKYLHFISDEQSKAEPMRKRIVKIKEDSLAAATAKKDSIKILQDKVSAIDREVEKYKEDFIKMHPESFLTAIFKAQTEVPTPETPLLPNGKKDSTFPYFYYKQHYWDNIPLTDDRLLRTPIFHAKLKYFFDKVVVQHPDSIIKESDILIDKTKGNKETFKYIVYYMTYTYETSAIMGMDAVFVHEVEKFYVTKKAFWVDSIQIQKIVHRGMTLKPLLLGKPSPPIIMQDSSDKNISLYEVKAKYTVLIFWDPDCGHCQKVLPKLKEVYDKSLKSKGVEVFAVDIEDDAAKWKKFVVDKKMNWINTHDKYKQYYLRELFDIYSTPVIYILDENKRIQAKRIDVDQLDDFIDHLEKVKEMEKKRQ; via the coding sequence ATGAGAACTAAATTACTAATTTCCTTTTTCAATATCGCCTGCAGCTTTTTGTCATTCACATTTTCTTTTTCACAAGCCAGCTACACCATCAAAGGGAAAATCAAAGGGCTGCACGATACGGTTTGTTATTTCGGAAATCATTACGGCAATAAGCAGTATGTGAAGGATACCACCAGGGTTGACAAGGACGGCAATTTTGTTTTCAAGGGAAATAAAAAACTGGATGGCGGAATTTATCTCATTGTTCTTCCCAGCAAAAAGTATTTTGAAATCCTGATTGATAAAGAGCAGAACTTTTATGTAGAAACCGACACCACATCCAAGATGGTTGAACGCATGAAGATAAAAGGTTCGGAGGACAATATTGCATTCTACAAATACCTGCATTTTATTTCTGACGAGCAAAGCAAAGCTGAGCCGATGAGAAAAAGAATCGTCAAAATCAAAGAGGATTCTCTTGCTGCCGCCACTGCCAAAAAAGATTCTATAAAAATTCTGCAGGATAAAGTCAGCGCCATTGACAGAGAGGTAGAAAAATATAAAGAGGATTTTATCAAAATGCATCCTGAATCTTTCCTTACTGCAATCTTTAAGGCGCAGACTGAAGTGCCCACACCGGAAACTCCCTTGCTTCCCAACGGAAAAAAAGATTCAACCTTTCCTTACTTTTATTACAAGCAGCATTACTGGGATAATATTCCTCTCACGGATGACCGGCTGCTGCGTACTCCCATTTTTCACGCCAAGCTGAAATATTTTTTTGATAAAGTAGTGGTTCAGCATCCTGACTCCATCATTAAGGAATCAGATATTCTCATAGACAAAACAAAGGGGAACAAAGAAACATTCAAGTACATTGTTTACTATATGACCTACACCTATGAAACATCTGCCATCATGGGAATGGATGCCGTGTTTGTTCATGAAGTGGAAAAATTTTACGTGACTAAAAAAGCCTTTTGGGTGGATTCCATCCAAATACAGAAAATAGTTCACAGGGGAATGACACTTAAGCCGCTTCTGCTCGGCAAACCATCGCCTCCCATCATCATGCAGGATTCTTCCGATAAAAATATTTCTCTTTATGAAGTGAAAGCAAAATACACCGTGCTTATTTTCTGGGATCCCGATTGCGGCCACTGCCAGAAAGTTTTACCAAAGCTCAAAGAGGTGTATGACAAATCTCTTAAATCAAAAGGCGTGGAAGTTTTCGCAGTGGATATTGAAGACGATGCAGCCAAATGGAAAAAATTTGTTGTTGATAAAAAAATGAACTGGATCAACACGCACGACAAGTACAAGCAATATTATCTGCGTGAATTATTTGACATTTACAGCACTCCTGTTATTTATATACTTGATGAGAACAAGCGCATCCAGGCAAAGCGCATTGATGTGGACCAACTCGATGACTTTATTGACCACCTGGAGAAAGTGAAGGAGATGGAGAAGAAACGACAATAG